One window of the Janthinobacterium sp. PAMC25594 genome contains the following:
- a CDS encoding HDOD domain-containing protein, with product MSTQLTLDDIVAHLDDLPSLPAVVMELLNSIDQEDVDISVLAKKVSYDQALTAKTLRLANSSQYGLQVKATTIQQAITYLGFQTTRSLITSAAITGCFPEGRCPGFDDKAFWRHSVATAACAKVLARQIRFNQDYAFTAGLLHNIGRLVLVSSFPAQYAQVIAHQAAHDCSLLEAEQAVLGVDHVQAGVALAEHWNFSDTMRLALGNYLQPETPGAGFLAALIHVANAIVCALDLAQAGDDMVPRVSPVAWDALGLSEETYLQLFRETELRYDEITSALLS from the coding sequence ATGAGCACCCAGCTGACGCTCGACGATATCGTCGCCCACCTCGATGACCTGCCTTCGCTGCCCGCCGTCGTCATGGAGCTGCTCAACAGCATAGACCAGGAAGACGTCGATATTTCCGTGCTGGCGAAAAAAGTCTCATACGACCAGGCGCTGACGGCGAAAACCCTGCGCCTGGCCAACTCCTCGCAATATGGCTTGCAAGTGAAGGCCACCACCATCCAGCAGGCGATCACCTATCTGGGTTTCCAGACCACGCGCAGCCTGATCACCTCGGCCGCCATCACGGGCTGCTTCCCGGAAGGTCGCTGCCCCGGTTTCGACGACAAGGCCTTCTGGCGCCATTCGGTAGCGACTGCCGCCTGCGCCAAGGTGCTGGCGCGGCAGATCCGCTTCAACCAGGATTACGCCTTCACGGCCGGCTTGCTGCATAACATCGGCCGTCTGGTGCTGGTCAGCAGCTTTCCCGCGCAGTATGCGCAAGTCATCGCGCACCAGGCGGCGCACGATTGCAGCCTGCTCGAAGCGGAACAGGCCGTGCTGGGCGTGGACCACGTGCAAGCAGGCGTGGCACTGGCCGAGCACTGGAATTTTTCCGACACCATGCGTCTGGCGCTGGGCAATTACTTGCAGCCGGAAACGCCGGGAGCCGGTTTCCTGGCGGCACTGATCCATGTGGCCAATGCCATCGTCTGTGCGCTCGACCTGGCGCAGGCGGGCGACGACATGGTGCCGCGCGTCTCGCCGGTGGCCTGGGATGCGCTGGGCCTGAGCGAAGAAACGTATCTGCAACTGTTCCGCGAAACGGAGTTGCGCTACGATGAAATCACCTCGGCACTGCTGAGCTAA
- a CDS encoding DUF4259 domain-containing protein — MGTWATDAFGNDYAMDWAQDLHEYKTLELVETTLDNVIDSQETELEAPFAAEALAALEVIARLQGKPGEDDPATAEVDEWVAACKKKVTPPLLEKARLAFDRIMTESSELRQLWQDSEHFTDWQADVAALRARVLGQDA, encoded by the coding sequence ATGGGCACTTGGGCCACTGACGCCTTCGGCAACGACTACGCCATGGATTGGGCGCAGGACTTGCACGAATATAAAACCCTGGAACTGGTCGAGACGACGCTCGACAACGTCATCGACAGCCAGGAAACGGAGCTGGAAGCGCCGTTCGCCGCCGAGGCGCTGGCCGCGCTGGAAGTGATCGCGCGCCTGCAAGGCAAGCCGGGCGAGGACGACCCGGCCACGGCGGAAGTGGACGAATGGGTGGCCGCCTGCAAGAAGAAAGTCACGCCGCCGCTGCTGGAAAAGGCGCGCCTGGCCTTCGACCGCATCATGACGGAGTCGTCGGAACTGCGCCAGCTGTGGCAGGACAGCGAGCATTTTACGGACTGGCAGGCGGACGTGGCGGCCTTGCGCGCGCGCGTGCTGGGCCAGGACGCCTGA
- the ybeY gene encoding rRNA maturation RNase YbeY encodes MSEKNKLSLSVQYPDARLESLITRPKVRRWVKAALFAPAELTIRFVDAEEGRTLNRDYREKDYATNVLTFAYNEGEELAEDEPTRADIILCTDVLEKEAAEQKKSVEEHTAHLIVHGVLHAQGYDHMDDEEATEMEGLETEILAKLGITDPYADPK; translated from the coding sequence ATGTCCGAAAAAAATAAACTGTCCTTGTCCGTGCAATATCCGGACGCCCGCCTGGAAAGCCTGATCACGCGCCCCAAAGTGCGCCGCTGGGTCAAGGCGGCCCTGTTCGCGCCCGCCGAATTGACCATCCGCTTCGTCGACGCGGAGGAAGGCCGTACCTTGAACCGCGACTACCGCGAAAAGGACTACGCCACCAACGTGCTGACCTTTGCCTACAACGAAGGCGAAGAGTTGGCTGAGGACGAGCCGACGCGCGCCGACATCATCCTGTGCACGGACGTGCTGGAAAAGGAAGCGGCGGAGCAAAAGAAAAGCGTGGAAGAGCACACGGCCCACCTGATCGTGCACGGCGTGCTGCATGCGCAGGGCTACGACCACATGGATGACGAGGAAGCCACCGAGATGGAGGGCCTGGAAACGGAGATCCTCGCCAAACTCGGCATTACCGACCCGTACGCGGACCCCAAATAA
- the miaB gene encoding tRNA (N6-isopentenyl adenosine(37)-C2)-methylthiotransferase MiaB has protein sequence MQKKVFIKTFGCQMNEYDSDKMADVLGASDGLVRTDTPEDADVILLNTCSVREKAQEKVFSDLGRLRELKLAKPHLLIGVGGCVASQEGDAIVKRAPYVDMVFGPQTLHRLPQMIELRRSSGAPQVDISFPEIEKFDHMPPAKVDGASAFVSIMEGCSKYCSYCVVPYTRGEEVSRRFEDVLTEVAGLAAQGVKEITLLGQNVNAYRGAMEGGDIADFALLLEYVADIPGIARMRFVTSHPKEFTQRLIDAYAKIPQLVDHLYLPAQHGSDKILGAMKRGYTGLEYKSIIRRIRAVRPNMAISSDFIVGFPGETQADFDAMMKLIADVGFDNSYSFIFSKRPGTPAASLADDTPHEVKLARLQQLQAAIDANTRKYSLAMVGSVQTILVEGRSKKDTDDSELQGRTENNRVVNFDAGPDGLQLIGQLVDVRITESHSYTLRGELVASAPALKRAS, from the coding sequence ATGCAGAAAAAAGTATTCATTAAAACCTTCGGCTGCCAGATGAACGAGTACGACTCGGACAAGATGGCCGACGTGCTGGGCGCTTCCGACGGCCTGGTGCGCACCGACACGCCGGAAGATGCCGATGTGATCCTGCTCAACACTTGCTCCGTGCGCGAAAAGGCGCAGGAAAAAGTGTTTTCCGACCTGGGCCGTCTGCGTGAGCTGAAACTGGCCAAGCCGCACCTCTTGATCGGCGTGGGCGGCTGCGTGGCCTCGCAGGAAGGCGACGCCATCGTCAAGCGCGCGCCGTATGTCGACATGGTGTTCGGCCCGCAAACCCTGCACCGCCTGCCGCAGATGATCGAGTTGCGCCGCTCCAGCGGCGCCCCGCAGGTGGACATCAGCTTCCCGGAAATCGAAAAGTTCGACCACATGCCGCCGGCCAAGGTGGACGGCGCGTCGGCGTTCGTTTCCATCATGGAAGGCTGCAGCAAATATTGCAGCTATTGCGTCGTGCCCTACACGCGCGGCGAGGAAGTGTCGCGCCGCTTCGAGGACGTACTGACGGAAGTGGCTGGCCTGGCCGCCCAGGGCGTCAAGGAAATCACGCTGCTGGGGCAGAACGTGAACGCCTACCGTGGCGCGATGGAAGGCGGAGACATTGCCGACTTCGCCCTGCTGCTCGAATACGTGGCCGACATTCCCGGCATCGCGCGCATGCGCTTCGTCACCAGCCACCCGAAGGAATTCACGCAGCGCCTGATCGACGCCTATGCGAAGATCCCGCAGCTGGTCGACCATTTGTACCTGCCGGCGCAGCACGGTTCCGACAAGATCCTGGGCGCCATGAAGCGCGGCTACACAGGCCTCGAATACAAGTCCATCATCCGCCGCATCCGCGCCGTGCGCCCGAACATGGCCATTTCGTCCGACTTCATCGTGGGATTTCCCGGCGAGACGCAAGCCGACTTCGACGCCATGATGAAGCTGATCGCCGACGTGGGGTTTGACAACAGCTACAGCTTCATCTTCAGCAAGCGCCCCGGCACGCCGGCCGCCAGCCTGGCGGACGATACGCCGCATGAAGTGAAACTGGCCCGGCTGCAGCAGTTGCAGGCGGCCATCGACGCCAACACGCGCAAATACAGCCTGGCCATGGTGGGCAGCGTGCAAACCATCCTCGTCGAAGGCCGTTCGAAGAAGGACACCGATGACAGTGAACTGCAAGGCCGCACGGAAAACAACCGCGTCGTCAATTTCGACGCCGGCCCGGACGGCTTGCAACTGATCGGCCAGTTGGTCGACGTGCGCATCACCGAAAGCCATTCCTACACCCTGCGCGGCGAACTCGTCGCCAGCGCCCCCGCATTGAAAAGAGCCAGTTGA
- a CDS encoding PhoH family protein produces MKTKAPIQPHYFIPEPLDNTRLAHLCGPLDENLRQISAALDVTIFRRGEKFIVGGSNAERAVEILDQFYAIANKVVPLEEVQLALVEQRAGLSAASEHHVNAPISTFVEPDIASPVLKTRRTDLRGRTPHQIAYLRDILEHDISFGVGPAGTGKTYLAVACAVDALERDAVKRIILTRPAVEAGERLGFLPGDLAQKVDPYLRPLYDALYDLLGFDRTQKLFEKQVIEIAPLAYMRGRTLNHAFVILDEAQNTTVEQMKMFLTRIGFGSKAVVTGDVTQVDLHKSQTSGLIDAVHVLKDVRGIGFTQFNSTDVVRHPLVARIVDAYETAQAAGANAAQLLPLLKPAAAKNVRKK; encoded by the coding sequence TTGAAAACCAAAGCCCCGATACAGCCGCATTACTTCATCCCCGAGCCGCTGGACAACACGCGCCTGGCGCATCTGTGCGGGCCGCTCGATGAAAACCTGCGCCAGATTTCCGCCGCCCTCGACGTGACGATCTTCCGCCGCGGCGAGAAATTCATCGTCGGCGGCAGCAATGCCGAACGGGCCGTGGAAATCCTCGACCAGTTCTACGCCATCGCCAACAAGGTCGTGCCGCTGGAAGAAGTGCAGCTGGCCCTGGTGGAGCAGCGCGCGGGACTGTCCGCCGCCTCGGAACACCATGTCAACGCCCCCATCAGCACCTTCGTCGAGCCGGACATCGCCAGCCCCGTGCTGAAAACGCGGCGCACCGACCTGCGCGGGCGCACGCCGCACCAGATCGCCTACCTGCGCGACATCCTCGAACACGACATCAGCTTCGGCGTGGGTCCGGCCGGCACCGGCAAGACGTATCTCGCCGTCGCCTGCGCCGTCGACGCGCTCGAACGCGACGCCGTCAAGCGCATCATCCTGACGCGCCCCGCCGTCGAAGCGGGCGAGCGCCTGGGCTTTTTGCCGGGCGACCTGGCGCAAAAGGTCGACCCGTATCTGCGTCCCCTGTACGATGCGCTGTACGATTTGCTGGGCTTTGACCGCACGCAAAAGCTGTTTGAAAAACAGGTGATCGAGATCGCCCCGCTGGCCTATATGCGCGGACGCACCCTGAACCACGCCTTCGTCATCCTCGATGAAGCGCAAAACACCACCGTCGAACAGATGAAGATGTTTTTGACGCGCATCGGCTTCGGCAGCAAGGCCGTGGTGACGGGCGACGTGACGCAAGTCGACCTGCACAAGAGCCAGACAAGCGGCCTGATCGACGCCGTGCACGTGCTGAAAGACGTGCGCGGCATCGGCTTTACGCAATTTAACAGCACCGACGTGGTGCGCCATCCGCTCGTCGCGCGCATCGTCGATGCCTATGAAACGGCGCAGGCGGCCGGCGCCAACGCCGCCCAGTTACTGCCCTTATTGAAACCAGCTGCCGCCAAAAATGTCCGAAAAAAATAA
- the glyQ gene encoding glycine--tRNA ligase subunit alpha, translated as MLTFQQIILTLQTYWDKQGCALLQPYDMEVGAGTFHTGTFLRAIGPEPWRAAYVQPSRRPKDGRYGENPNRMQHYYQYQVVLKPAPENILDLYLGSLAALGLDLQQNDVRFVEDDWESPTLGAWGLGWEVWLNGMEVTQFTYFQQVGGLDCKPVLGEITYGIERLAMYLQGVENVYDLVWTEWEENGVTKKLTYGDVFHQNEVEQSTYNFEHANTDLLFEQFGNYEAEAKRLIELQLTLPAYEKIMKASHSFNMLDARGAISVTERAAYIGRVRTLSRLVAQAYYDSRERLGFPMLPAADQPAAA; from the coding sequence ATGCTCACATTTCAACAAATTATCCTGACCTTGCAAACCTATTGGGACAAGCAAGGTTGCGCCCTGCTCCAGCCTTACGACATGGAAGTCGGCGCCGGCACTTTCCACACCGGCACCTTCCTGCGCGCGATCGGCCCGGAACCCTGGCGCGCCGCGTATGTGCAGCCGTCGCGCCGTCCGAAGGATGGCCGCTATGGCGAAAATCCGAACCGCATGCAGCACTACTACCAATACCAGGTGGTCTTGAAGCCGGCGCCGGAAAACATCCTCGACCTGTATCTGGGTTCGCTGGCCGCCCTGGGCCTGGACTTGCAGCAGAATGACGTGCGCTTCGTCGAAGACGACTGGGAAAGCCCGACCCTGGGCGCCTGGGGCCTGGGCTGGGAAGTCTGGCTGAACGGCATGGAAGTGACCCAATTTACCTACTTCCAGCAAGTGGGCGGCCTCGATTGCAAGCCCGTGCTGGGCGAAATCACCTACGGCATCGAACGCCTGGCCATGTATTTGCAAGGCGTGGAAAACGTGTATGACCTGGTGTGGACCGAGTGGGAAGAGAATGGAGTCACGAAAAAACTGACCTACGGCGACGTCTTCCACCAGAACGAAGTGGAGCAATCGACCTACAACTTCGAGCATGCGAATACGGACCTGCTGTTCGAACAGTTCGGCAACTACGAAGCGGAAGCGAAGCGTTTGATCGAGCTGCAACTGACCCTGCCCGCCTACGAGAAAATCATGAAGGCTTCGCACAGCTTCAACATGTTAGATGCGCGTGGCGCCATCTCGGTGACGGAACGCGCCGCCTACATCGGCCGCGTGCGCACCCTGTCGCGCCTGGTGGCGCAAGCGTATTACGACTCGCGCGAGCGCCTCGGTTTCCCGATGCTGCCCGCCGCAGACCAACCCGCCGCCGCTTGA
- the glyS gene encoding glycine--tRNA ligase subunit beta yields the protein MNQTLLIELLTEELPPKALAKLGAAFTAGIVNGLKARDFLEADSVATSYASPRRLAVSITNVREVSPDKSIREKVLPVSVALDANGNGTPPLAKKLAALGFPDLTLAELERAVDGKAESFFYTYTAPGSQLASGAQAALTESAAKLPIPKLMSYQRPDGTTVQFVRPAHSLLALHGINILPLTLLGLTAGRTTLGHRFLTDGTPITIAHAENYAPSLILNASVIASNEERKERIRAQLLDKAGADQVLMPEALLDEVTALVEWPVVYECHFEEEFLAVPQECLILTMQTNQKYFALTDSEGKLRSRFLIVSNIETDTPEHIIGGNERVVRPRLSDAKFFFEQDKKKTLASRLPLLANVVYHNKLGTQAARTERVKSLAGAIAAKLQYDVALAERGALLAKADLLTDMVGEFPELQGIMGTYYARHDGEPEEVALAASEHYQPRFAGDSLPSTATGTAVALADKLETLVGIWAIGLAPTGDKDPFALRRHALGVLRMLLEKRLPLSIRGLLADAAAQFASVPGFKDPVADVTTFMLDRLRGILRERGFSPNEIEAVVAQNPDRLDDIVQRLEAVQAFAALPESASLAAANKRITNILKKNEEAVSLVAAGGVNVALLQDEAEKKLAAAVSRVQPEVDAAFAKGDFTSTLQTLAQLRDDVDGFFNDVMVMAEDVALRNNRLALLSSLHGMMNRVADISKLAA from the coding sequence ATGAACCAAACACTGCTCATCGAACTGCTGACCGAAGAACTGCCGCCGAAAGCGCTGGCCAAACTGGGCGCCGCCTTCACCGCCGGCATCGTCAATGGCCTGAAAGCGCGCGACTTCCTGGAAGCCGACAGCGTCGCCACCAGCTACGCCTCGCCGCGCCGCCTGGCCGTCTCCATCACCAATGTGCGCGAAGTCTCGCCCGATAAATCCATCCGCGAAAAAGTCCTGCCCGTCTCCGTGGCGCTGGACGCGAACGGCAACGGCACGCCGCCGCTGGCCAAGAAACTGGCCGCGCTGGGCTTCCCCGACCTGACGCTGGCCGAACTGGAACGCGCCGTCGACGGCAAGGCGGAAAGCTTCTTCTACACCTACACGGCGCCCGGCAGCCAGCTCGCCAGCGGCGCGCAGGCGGCATTGACGGAATCGGCCGCCAAGCTGCCGATTCCAAAACTGATGAGCTATCAGCGCCCGGACGGCACCACCGTGCAATTCGTGCGCCCGGCCCACAGCCTGCTCGCCCTGCATGGCATCAATATCCTGCCTCTGACCCTGCTGGGCTTGACGGCCGGCCGCACCACGCTGGGCCACCGCTTCCTCACCGACGGTACGCCGATCACCATCGCGCACGCGGAAAACTATGCGCCGTCACTGATCCTCAACGCCAGCGTCATCGCCAGCAACGAGGAGCGCAAGGAGCGCATCCGCGCCCAGCTGCTGGACAAGGCCGGTGCCGACCAGGTGCTGATGCCCGAAGCGCTGCTCGATGAAGTGACGGCCCTGGTCGAATGGCCGGTCGTGTATGAATGCCACTTCGAGGAAGAATTCCTGGCCGTGCCGCAGGAATGCCTGATCCTCACCATGCAGACGAACCAGAAGTATTTTGCGCTGACCGACAGCGAAGGCAAGCTGCGCTCGCGCTTCCTGATCGTCTCCAACATCGAGACGGACACGCCAGAACACATCATCGGCGGCAACGAGCGCGTCGTGCGCCCGCGGCTGTCCGACGCCAAGTTCTTCTTCGAGCAAGACAAGAAGAAGACGCTGGCATCGCGCTTGCCGCTGCTGGCCAACGTGGTCTACCACAACAAGCTGGGCACGCAAGCGGCCCGCACAGAGCGCGTCAAGTCGCTGGCCGGCGCCATCGCCGCCAAGCTGCAATATGACGTCGCTCTGGCCGAACGTGGCGCCCTGCTGGCCAAGGCCGACCTGCTGACCGACATGGTGGGCGAATTCCCTGAGCTGCAAGGCATCATGGGCACGTATTATGCGCGCCATGACGGCGAGCCGGAAGAAGTGGCGCTGGCCGCCTCCGAACACTACCAGCCGCGTTTTGCCGGCGACAGCCTGCCGTCGACCGCCACCGGCACCGCCGTGGCCCTGGCCGACAAGCTCGAAACGCTGGTCGGCATCTGGGCTATCGGCCTGGCGCCGACGGGCGACAAGGACCCGTTCGCGCTGCGCCGCCACGCGCTGGGCGTGCTGCGCATGCTGCTGGAAAAACGCCTGCCATTGTCGATCCGGGGCTTGCTGGCGGATGCCGCCGCGCAGTTCGCGTCGGTGCCCGGCTTCAAGGACCCCGTCGCGGATGTGACCACCTTCATGCTCGACCGCCTGCGCGGCATCCTGCGCGAGCGCGGTTTCTCGCCGAATGAAATCGAAGCCGTCGTGGCGCAAAACCCGGACCGTCTGGACGACATCGTGCAGCGCCTGGAAGCCGTGCAGGCGTTTGCCGCCCTGCCGGAAAGCGCCTCGCTGGCCGCCGCCAACAAGCGCATCACGAACATCCTGAAAAAGAACGAGGAGGCGGTCAGCCTGGTCGCCGCCGGCGGCGTCAACGTGGCGCTGCTGCAGGACGAAGCGGAGAAAAAACTCGCCGCCGCCGTCTCGCGCGTGCAGCCGGAAGTCGATGCGGCCTTCGCCAAGGGCGACTTCACCAGCACCCTGCAAACCCTGGCGCAGCTGCGCGACGACGTCGACGGCTTCTTCAACGACGTGATGGTGATGGCCGAGGATGTCGCCCTGCGCAACAACCGCCTGGCCTTGCTGTCGTCGCTGCACGGCATGATGAACCGCGTGGCCGACATTTCCAAGCTGGCGGCATAA
- the lnt gene encoding apolipoprotein N-acyltransferase has product MLTAAIAGAVAVLAFAPFGYWPLQILSLGVLFYQVLRAANVKAGALIGWAYGFGWCAAGTHWLYISMHRYGDMAAPIAAIAVALLALLMAIYVALAMGAAAWLRQRWVLSLPAMTLLVLPATWTLFEWTRGWLFTGFPWLATGYAHNASPLGGFAPIVGAYGLGWLAALSAGALLLLVHPLHRTRWFALGGVIALYAAGIGLQYVNWTHPVGRPITVRLLQGNVPQQQKFDPGFVLGALQMYQSAITSAPADLIATPETAVTVLPHQLPPGYLDSLGTYAQQTGSTILLGMPVLDEQQRFYNAAVGITPNGTPGPYYQYRKHHLVPFGEFVPPGLHWFVAMMAIPLGDMGRGAEVQAPLPVRDQLVLPNICYEDLFGEEIAGQLASAHRHGKQSASVLLNISNLAWFGDSIAIPQHLQISQMRSLETGRPMLRSTNTGATAVIDGKGVVQSLLPPEQQATLAAKVQGMGGMTPYILYGNKLVLALAALALLTAFLLSRAARRGRAVQQ; this is encoded by the coding sequence ATGCTGACTGCCGCCATCGCCGGCGCCGTCGCGGTGCTGGCGTTCGCCCCTTTCGGCTACTGGCCGCTGCAAATCCTCAGCCTGGGCGTGCTGTTCTACCAGGTGCTGCGCGCGGCGAACGTCAAGGCCGGCGCGCTGATCGGCTGGGCCTACGGCTTCGGCTGGTGCGCGGCCGGCACGCACTGGCTGTACATCTCGATGCACCGCTATGGCGACATGGCCGCGCCGATCGCCGCCATCGCCGTGGCCTTGCTGGCCCTCTTGATGGCCATTTACGTGGCCCTGGCCATGGGCGCGGCGGCCTGGCTGCGCCAGCGCTGGGTGCTGTCCCTGCCCGCCATGACCCTGCTGGTGCTGCCCGCCACGTGGACGCTGTTCGAATGGACGCGCGGCTGGCTGTTTACGGGTTTCCCGTGGCTGGCCACCGGTTACGCCCACAATGCCAGCCCGTTGGGCGGCTTTGCCCCCATCGTCGGCGCGTATGGCCTGGGCTGGCTGGCGGCGCTGTCGGCCGGCGCCCTGCTCTTGCTAGTCCACCCCCTGCACCGCACGCGCTGGTTTGCGCTGGGCGGCGTCATCGCGCTGTACGCGGCCGGCATCGGCTTGCAATATGTGAACTGGACCCATCCGGTCGGGCGCCCCATCACCGTGCGCCTGTTGCAGGGCAATGTGCCGCAACAGCAGAAATTCGACCCCGGCTTCGTGCTGGGCGCCCTGCAGATGTACCAGAGCGCCATCACCAGTGCCCCGGCCGACCTGATCGCCACGCCGGAAACGGCCGTCACCGTGCTGCCGCACCAGCTGCCGCCCGGCTATCTGGATAGCCTGGGCACGTATGCGCAGCAGACAGGCAGCACGATTTTGCTCGGCATGCCCGTGCTCGACGAGCAGCAGCGCTTCTACAATGCGGCCGTGGGCATCACGCCCAACGGCACGCCGGGACCGTACTACCAGTACCGCAAGCACCATCTGGTGCCGTTCGGCGAATTCGTGCCGCCCGGCCTGCACTGGTTCGTCGCCATGATGGCCATCCCGCTGGGCGACATGGGCCGCGGCGCGGAAGTACAAGCGCCTTTGCCCGTGCGCGACCAGCTGGTGCTGCCGAATATCTGCTACGAAGATTTGTTTGGCGAAGAAATCGCGGGCCAGCTGGCCAGCGCCCACCGCCATGGCAAGCAATCGGCCTCGGTGCTGCTGAATATCTCGAACCTGGCCTGGTTTGGCGACTCGATCGCCATCCCGCAGCATCTGCAGATTTCGCAGATGCGCAGCCTGGAAACGGGCCGCCCCATGCTGCGCTCGACGAATACGGGCGCCACCGCCGTCATCGACGGCAAGGGCGTGGTGCAAAGCCTGCTGCCGCCGGAACAGCAAGCCACGCTGGCGGCCAAGGTGCAAGGCATGGGCGGCATGACGCCGTACATTCTGTATGGCAATAAACTGGTGCTGGCCCTGGCCGCGCTGGCCTTGCTGACGGCTTTCCTGCTGTCGCGCGCCGCGCGCCGTGGCCGCGCCGTGCAGCAATAA
- the gmhB gene encoding D-glycero-beta-D-manno-heptose 1,7-bisphosphate 7-phosphatase, whose amino-acid sequence MGTPALKLIILDRDGVINHDSPDFIKSPAEWLPIPGSLEAIARLNQAGYRVVVASNQSGIAREYFDMTVLNAIHQKMHTLAQQVGADIDAIFFCPHAGADNCDCRKPKPGMFHEISKRYNTSLKGVPTVGDSLRDLQAGFISGCVPYLVLTGKGKKTNETGGLPPGTQVFPDLAAVVSHLLKAPAAPAPTVAFSI is encoded by the coding sequence ATGGGCACTCCGGCGCTGAAACTGATTATTCTCGACCGCGACGGCGTCATTAATCATGACTCGCCGGATTTCATCAAGTCGCCGGCCGAATGGCTGCCGATCCCCGGCTCGCTCGAAGCGATCGCCCGCCTGAACCAGGCCGGCTATCGCGTCGTCGTCGCCTCGAACCAGTCGGGCATCGCGCGCGAATACTTCGACATGACGGTGCTCAACGCGATCCACCAGAAGATGCATACCCTGGCGCAGCAGGTGGGCGCCGACATCGACGCCATCTTCTTCTGCCCGCACGCGGGCGCGGACAATTGCGACTGCCGCAAGCCGAAACCGGGCATGTTCCATGAAATCTCGAAGCGCTACAACACCAGCCTGAAAGGCGTGCCCACCGTTGGCGATTCGCTGCGCGACCTGCAGGCAGGTTTCATCAGCGGCTGCGTGCCCTACCTGGTCTTGACGGGCAAGGGCAAAAAAACCAATGAAACGGGTGGCCTGCCACCCGGCACCCAGGTCTTCCCCGACCTGGCCGCCGTGGTCAGCCACCTGCTCAAGGCGCCAGCGGCGCCAGCGCCCACCGTGGCATTCAGTATCTAA
- a CDS encoding HlyC/CorC family transporter has protein sequence MPEHPSGVRTDVKPHRSLFERLTALISPEPENRAELLEVLHDAHERKLIDADALSMIEGVFQVSDLCARDIMIPRSQMDVIDISKPIEEWMPEVLSTAHSRFPAIEGERDKVIGILLAKDLLRYYAEETFDVRDMLRPAIFIPESKRLNVLLRDFRANHNHMAIVVDEYSGVAGLITIEDVLEQIVGDIEDEYDFDEAEDNILSLKEGQFGPRWRVKALTEIEQFNEEVGSHLVDDDVDTIGGLVSKYLGRMAHKGDIFDLGNLRFEVLRADARQVHVLLVERLPNVPELEL, from the coding sequence ATGCCCGAGCATCCTAGTGGCGTCAGAACTGACGTCAAGCCCCACCGGTCACTGTTTGAACGCCTGACCGCACTCATATCCCCCGAGCCAGAGAACCGTGCAGAATTGCTCGAAGTTCTACACGATGCGCATGAACGCAAGCTGATCGACGCCGACGCCCTGTCGATGATCGAAGGCGTGTTTCAGGTATCGGATCTCTGTGCGCGCGACATCATGATTCCCCGTTCGCAAATGGATGTCATCGACATCAGCAAGCCGATCGAGGAATGGATGCCGGAAGTCCTGTCCACCGCCCACTCGCGCTTCCCCGCGATCGAAGGCGAGCGCGACAAGGTCATCGGCATCCTGCTGGCGAAAGACTTGCTGCGTTATTACGCAGAAGAGACTTTCGACGTGCGCGACATGCTGCGCCCCGCCATCTTCATCCCCGAATCGAAACGCCTGAATGTGCTGCTGCGCGATTTCCGCGCCAACCACAATCACATGGCCATCGTCGTCGATGAATACAGCGGCGTCGCCGGCCTGATCACCATCGAAGACGTGCTGGAACAGATCGTCGGCGATATCGAGGACGAATACGACTTCGACGAAGCCGAGGACAACATCCTCTCGCTCAAGGAAGGCCAGTTCGGCCCCCGCTGGCGCGTCAAGGCGCTGACCGAGATCGAACAGTTCAACGAGGAAGTGGGCAGCCACCTGGTGGACGACGACGTCGACACCATCGGCGGCCTGGTCTCGAAGTACCTGGGCCGCATGGCGCACAAGGGCGATATTTTCGACCTGGGCAATCTGCGCTTCGAGGTGCTGCGCGCCGATGCGCGCCAGGTGCACGTGCTGCTCGTCGAGCGCCTGCCCAACGTGCCGGAACTGGAACTCTGA